From Acipenser ruthenus chromosome 2, fAciRut3.2 maternal haplotype, whole genome shotgun sequence, a single genomic window includes:
- the LOC117403500 gene encoding FAST kinase domain-containing protein 5, mitochondrial-like has translation MASGVLCQRLSLRGMRRFAAVSWRARGEETTGGPVQMSSNHSNEDQEDGQNPDAVLPNLPGYTVPYNPSAYCQTRRSQVVTTHRPSAADEDEPPEGKPLASGSKQQQLQQQQTRNTYTVSCSRRLSSAKNTLLDLAFGKAGENKQGAAGRKAGGFGGTEDREALYDSKEDPRAFQKLREEYRALCHNLSEPPKPVSTEEGFLVLHKVTVLKGTLSPQSISEFFEKLGQIPTEQQVLVKSDTRFAMLCRYAVENLRLFTSPQLIDVLRAFVRLGIPPTHSILNVFDSELCRRVWDLDSTQVLLVGDLWRCLGRAVPQYLDLAYSRLGLRCRELTLPQLVQLVYLIGEGRRAPQELMQNLEVLVLRFLDQTTPEELGALCLGFFKSKSGLSEQAMRRIGDRAEVVLEEMSSYAVVNVLKMLRYSHVDHVGFLRRLGEVVPERAPSMGAQGLMHIALACSSLHYLDERIFEAIAAEVPVKAAHCRSKDTAKLLWAFSSLSYQPSNAESFFSSLTQQMRVKSAEFERYPEHLLTGLLALAFAGRFPHDLINLALSPGFVKLAAESTQLELKKDLFTLDGTVELELPGYAGSRLPEGICTEVTEMLWGFASQDVCQKAEVREAETLLQSMLGGPQYVKNYMILPHMRSSDLEIHLDSAGRALPFNTQPAAALDLGTQREQSIRKWEMKHAGVPLTDDLVSQLLNVKSSRSTPEPAADEGGGPRTPTAEESRREFFGGVVLTEGLLDAMTGSPCSRPPLSPPAEPPSPLTGVRRLAVQVSNRNQFCYGSRHLLGLHAMKRRQLSRAGYTVLELPFWEWFPLLRRTRSEKLAYLHCKLYGTLD, from the coding sequence ATGGCCTCGGGGGTGCTGTGCCAGAGACTCTCTTTGCGGGGGATGCGCAGGTTTGCCGCGGTGTCCTGGAGAGCAAGAGGTGAAGAGACAACGGGCGGCCCTGTCCAGATGAGCAGTAACCATAGCAATGAGGATCAGGAGGACGGACAGAATCCTGACGCTGTGCTGCCCAACTTACCGGGGTACACGGTGCCCTACAACCCCTCCGCATACTGCCAAACACGCCGGAGCCAGGTGGTAACAACACATAGACCCAGTGCTGCGGATGAGGATGAGCCCCCTGAAGGCAAGCCCCTGGCCTCGGGCtcaaagcagcagcagctacagcagcagcagacgAGAAACACCTACACTGTGTCCTGCTCTCGACGGCTCTCCAGTGCAAAGAACACGCTCCTGGACCTCGCTTTCGGGAAGGCTGGTGAGAATAAGCAGGGAGCGGCCGGGCGCAAGGCAGGCGGCTTCGGGGGCACAGAGGACAGAGAGGCGCTGTATGACAGCAAAGAAGATCCCAGGGCTTTCCAGAAACTGAGGGAGGAGTACAGAGCTCTCTGTCACAACCTCTCAGAGCCGCCCAAACCAGTTTCTACAGAGGAGGGCTTCCTGGTCCTGCATAAAGTCACCGTGCTGAAAGGGACTCTCAGTCCTCAGTCAATCAGTGAGTTTTTTGAGAAGCTGGGCCAGATTCCCACAGAGCAGCAGGTGCTGGTGAAGTCAGACACTCGGTTTGCCATGCTGTGCCGCTATGCTGTGGAGAACCTGCGTCTGTTCACCTCCCCTCAGCTAATAGACGTGCTGAGAGCCTTTGTAAGGCTGGGGATTCCCCCCACACACAGCATACTGAATGTGTTCGATTCAGAGCTTTGCAGACGGGTCTGGGATCTAGACTCCACTCAGGTTCTGCTGGTGGGGGACCTGTGGCGATGTCTGGGTCGGGCTGTGCCACAGTACTTGGACCTTGCCTACAGCAGGCTAGGACTGCGGTGCAGAGAGCTGACCCTGCCACAGCTTGTACAACTGGTTTACCTCATAGGGGAGGGCAGGAGAGCCCCACAGGAGCTAATGCAGAACCTGGAGGTCCTGGTTCTGAGGTTCTTGGATCAGACGACTCCTGAGGAGCTGGGAGCACTGTGTCTGGGCTTCTTCAAATCCAAGAGTGGGCTCTCTGAGCAGGCCATGCGCAGGATTGGGGACAGAGCTGAGGTCGTGCTGGAGGAGATGAGCAGCTATGCTGTGGTGAACGTGCTCAAGATGCTCCGATACAGCCATGTGGATCACGTGGGATTCCTGAGGAGACTGGGAGAGGTGGTCCCTGAGAGAGCCCCCTCGATGGGAGCTCAGGGACTCATGCACATTGCCTTGGCCTGCTCCTCCTTGCACTATCTCGACGAGAGGATCTTTGAAGCCATAGCTGCTGAGGTGCCTGTTAAAGCTGCTCACTGCCGTAGCAAAGACACTGCCAAGTTGCTCTGGGCCTTTTCCTCCCTGAGCTACCAGCCCAGCAATGCGGAATCCTTTTTCTCCAGCCTCACGCAGCAGATGCGTGTGAAAAGCGCTGAGTTTGAAAGGTACCCTGAACACCTCCTAACTGGGCTTCTCGCGCTTGCTTTCGCTGGCCGCTTCCCACATGACCTCATAAACCTTGCCCTGAGTCCTGGCTTTGTGAAACTAGCTGCTGAGTCCACCCAGCTAGAGCTGAAGAAGGACCTCTTCACCCTGGATGGCACagtggagctggagctgcctgGATATGCTGGCTCCCGTCTTCCAGAGGGAATTTGCACAGAGGTGACCGAGATGCTGTGGGGATTTGCCAGCCAGGACGTGTGCCAGAAAGCAGAAGTGCGAGAGGCTGAGACCCTGCTGCAGTCCATGCTGGGGGGCCCTCAGTACGTGAAAAACTACATGATCCTGCCACACATGAGGTCCAGTGACCTGGAGATCCACCTGGACTCCGCAGGCAGAGCCCTGCCCTTCAACACACAGCCTGCCGCAGCCCTGGACCTGGGTACACAGCGGGAGCAGAGCATCAGGAAGTGGGAGATGAAGCACGCAGGAGTGCCCCTCACTGATGATCTAGTGTCTCAGCTCCTGAATGTGAAGAGCAGTAGAAGCACCCCGGAGCCTGCAGCTGATGAGGGCGGTGGCCCCAGGACTCCGACAGCAGAAGAGAGCAGGAGGGAGTTCTTCGGTGGTGTTGTCCTGACTGAGGGGCTCCTAGATGCCATGACAGGGTCCCCCTGCTCCagaccccccctctcccctccagcAGAGCCCCCCTCTCCCCTTACCGGAGTGCGCAGACTGGCGGTCCAGGTCTCGAATCGGAACCAGTTCTGCTACGGGTCCCGTCACCTCCTGGGGCTTCACGCCATGAAGAGACGGCAGCTGAGCCGAGCCGGCTACACGGTGCTGGAGCTGCCCTTCTGGGAGTGGTTCCCTCTGCTCAGACGCACACGCTCTGAGAAACTCGCCTATCTCCATTGCAAGCTCTACGGGACCCTTGACTGA
- the LOC117973674 gene encoding complement component C8 gamma chain-like translates to MDRLWLCFLLAALHGLHLSGVHSAGPRKNTIKENPIDKIPIQKNFNLDQLTGKWFLIGVASKCEYLRENNFRVEGTSVVLSRSSTQKIALDVSTLRKLDLQCWDIRQEYCSTKTNGRLLLKGRGSGNDVDIVVGETDYQSYAILYYQQRRKITVKLYGRSSDIPDNIIDKFQEAVLKQNIGEDFIYYFPKYGFCESADEFHILRE, encoded by the exons ATGGACAGACTCTGGCTGTGTTTCCTTCTCGCAGCCCTGCATGGGCTGCATCTCTCAGGGGTACACTCTGCTGGACCCAGAAAGAACACTATAAAGGAGAATCCCATTGACAAAATCCCCATTCAGAAGAACTTCAACCTGGACCAG CTCACAGGGAAGTGGTTCCTCATCGGTGTGGCCTCCAAGTGCGAATATTTGAGAGAAAATAACTTCCGGGTTGAAGGAACCAGCGTGGTGCTGAGCCGCTCCTCCACCCAGAAGATCGCCCTAGATGTGAGCACACTGAGGAAACT GGATCTGCAGTGCTGGGACATTCGGCAGGAGTACTGCTCAACAAAGACCAATGGCAGGCTCCTCCTAAAAG GCCGTGGCTCTGGAAATgatgttgatattgttgttgGTGAAACGGACTACCAGAGTTATGCTATCCTGTACTATCAACAACGCCGCAAAATCACTGTCAAGCTCTATG GGAGATCTTCTGACATCCCTGACAACATTATTGATAAATTTCAAGAGGCCGTCCTTAAACAAAACATTGGAGAGGACTTTATCTACTACTTCCCCAAATATG GGTTCTGTGAGTCTGCAGATGAGTTTCATATTCTCC GTGAGTGA
- the LOC117403773 gene encoding vasotocin-neurophysin VT-like: MPESALPLCLLGLLALSSACYIQNCPRGGKRSFLDAGARQCMACGPGNRGRCFGPSICCGEELGCYVGTPETERCLEENSLPSPCEAGGRVCGVEEGGRCAAPGICCDEESCMLDSICLDEDSNKRRTSTEKNMTLMGSAASDFLLWLMHMANRQPQGPGRNQQF; the protein is encoded by the exons ATGCCCGAGTCCGCCTTGCCCCTGTGCCTCCTGGGTCTTCTCGCTTTGTCCTCCGCCTGTTATATCCAGAACTGCCCGAGGGGTGGGAAGCGATCGTTTCTGGACGCCGGCGCCAGGCAG tgcATGGCGTGTGGTCCTGGGAACAGGGGCCGCTGCTTTGGCCCCAGTATTTGCTGCGGGGAGGAGCTGGGATGTTACGTTGGTACCCCGGAGACTGAGCGCTGTCTGGAGGAGAATTCCCTGCCATCTCCGTGTGAGGCTGGAGGGAGAGTGTGTGGGGTCGAGGAGGGGGGCCGCTGCGCTGCACCCGGCATCTGCTGTGATGAAG AGAGCTGCATGCTGGACTCCATCTGCCTGGACGAGGACAGTAATAAGAGACGCACTTCCACAGAAAAGAACATGACGCTGATGGGCAGTGCTGCCAGTGACTTCCTGCTGTGGCTCATGCACATGGCTAACAGGCAGCCACAAGGGCCAGGCAGGAACCAGCAGTTTTAG
- the LOC117404094 gene encoding RING finger protein 37-like has protein sequence MVINLCLPHFRPSIYCNKVCADGYEVSNLISEDPSLRRRGFRAEYFIRPPVHVTLSFPFSTEIRRVDVNMMTGGTDRGQTSRGLEIFTSSTSCKPVSDSAESGSSNSPAFSDKDIFTLLGKAVLKEHCQASFSHRGYRHRPPFHSGDPPALDSSTVQHQEFWSKGPASLSSVTHLRICLSHTGGSCPVGLRKLEVWGQPSRSCSQDVIDRVLNAHLESQRTVPALLSLPFPPAAVLPLEANGTSDIPEEFLDPITQEVMTLPLLLPSGKVVDQSTMEEYERREAGWGRPPNDPFTGVPFSRHSKLLPHPSLKARIDRFLLQLGDRQAMAVGVLGRASLSELPRPSRLIPVSAASSSEKRKVEPVEESGLAASKDFRNPTASEHPEHKVSPRDSTFLPVSAVTLGRTASSRYPVNDKTSRNPRHFTTSNKLKRLAPSRDSETHSETSSGGCEDTPSSQALVLPCREPATPSAYTHREAQPASRDCALAASQDLGLSNLAAADPNSSSASEKPSKRLRTERASSFSQTPSSGPSSHEQRLSESLDVALTSALRNLPSFTVQLGVDKPMPGVCEGTSSYSQTSPDRGPAMAGGHNCCCSCSQTLSVYSLSTATFQLPCAHLLCRPCLSQRHAHQSVHCPSCGDTVPARDVTRVYF, from the exons ATGGTGATCAACCTCTGTCTGCCACACTTCAGACCCTCCATATACTGCAATAAG GTGTGTGCAGATGGCTATGAAGTGTCCAACCTGATCTCCGAGGACCCTAGCCTCCGGAGACGAGGGTTCAGGGCAGAGTACTTCATCCGTCCTCCTGTCCACGTCACGCTGTCCTTCCCCTTCAGCACAGAGATCAGGAGAGTGGATGTGAACATGATGACGGGGGGGACAGACAGGGGACAGACGTCTCGGGGACTGGAGATCTTCACTTCATCCACCTCCTGCAAGCCAGTGTCTGACAGCGCAGAGTCAGGTTCGAGCAATAGCCCAGCCTTCTCCGATAAAGATATTTTTACATTGCTGGGGAAAGCCGTCCTGAAGGAGCACTGCCAAGCCTCCTTCAGCCACCGAGGATACAGGCATAGGCCTCCCTTTCACAGCGGTGATCCTCCAGCCCTGGACTCTAGTACTGTGCAACATCAGGAATTCTGGAGCAAGGGCCCTGCCTCCCTGTCAAGTGTGACACACTTGAGGATCTGTCTCTCCCACACTGGGGGCTCCTGCCCTGTGGGTCTCAGAAAGCTGGAAGTTTGGGGTCAGCCCTCGAGATCCTGCTCACAAGATGTGATAGACAGAGTGTTGAATGCTCATCTGGAGAGCCAGAGAACTGTACCAGCCTTACTGTCTCTTCCATTTCCTCCGGCAGCGGTTCTGCCTTTGGAAGCCAATGGAACGTCTGATATTCCTGAGGAGTTTCTAGATCCCATCACCCAAGAAGTGATGACTCtgcccctgctgctgccttctggGAAGGTGGTGGACCAGAGCACCATGGAGGAGTACGAGCGGAGGGAGGCAGGCTGGGGGCGCCCCCCAAACGACCCCTTCACAGGGGTACCCTTCAGCCGACATTCCAAGCTCCTGCCTCACCCCAGCCTGAAAGCCAGGATTGACCGGTTTCTGCTGCAGCTTGGAGACAGGCAGGCAATGGCAGTAGGTGTGTTGGGCAGAGCCAGCCTGTCAGAGCTGCCACGCCCGTCGAGATTAATACCTGTATCGGCAGCATCCTCCTCAGAGAAGAGGAAGGTTGAGCCTGTGGAAGAGAGTGGACTCGCTGCTTCCAAGGACTTCAGAAACCCCACAGCCTCTGAGCACCCTGAGCACAAGGTTTCCCCTCGAGACTCCACATTTCTCCCTGTCTCTGCTGTCACATTGGGCCGAACAGCCTCTTCTAGATATCCAGTGAATGATAAAACATCCCGCAACCCAAGGCACTTCACTACCTCCAATAAACTAAAGAGATTGGCTCCCTCAAGAGACTCGGAGACCCACTCTGAGACTTCCTCAGGAGGCTGTGAGGACACTCCGTCGTCTCAAGCACTGGTTCTGCCCTGCAGAGAACCTGCTACTCCCAGTGCCTACACACACCGTGAGGCCCAGCCTGCCTCTAGAGACTGTGCCCTGGCTGCCTCTCAGGACCTGGGGCTCTCCAATCTGGCGGCAGCAGACCCCAACAGCAGCTCTGCCTCAGAAAAGCCGTCCAAAAGACTGAGAACAGAAAGAGCTTCCAGCTTCTCACAGACTCCCAGCTCAG GCCCCTCCTCCCATGAGCAGAGGCTATCAGAGAGTTTGGATGTAGCGTTGACCTCTGCACTGCGTAACCTCCCATCATTCACTGTACAGCTCGGAGTGGACAAGCCCATGCCAGGAGTCTGCGAGGGGACCTCCAGCTACAGCCAGACCAGTCCAG ATCGTGGGCCGGCAATGGCTGGTGGACACAACTGCTGCTGCTCGTGTTCGCAGACGCTGTCTGTCTACTCGCTGTCCACTGCcaccttccagcttccctgcgCCCACCTGCTGTGCCGACCCTGCCTGTCCCAGAGACACGCACACCAGTCAGTCCACTGTCCATCCTGCGGGGACACTGTACCAGCCCGGGATGTTACCCGTGTCTATTTCTAA